In the genome of Bacillus thuringiensis, the window GCACTACCTTACTTCATATCTTATAATAAGAAACTACCTTCTCATCAAGAGAAGACTGAAATGAAGAACAAATCTCTGTCCGCTTAAATGGAATGTCTATAAAGTGTCCTAAAAAATATTACAAATTTCATTTTTTTTGCGAATATATGTACGTACACTTGTTCTCGAATGTTTTATACGTTATAATAACAACTTAAATAGCATTATTTACATATGAGGTGAAAAACATGAACAAAACAGAATTAATTAAAAACGTAGCACAAAATGCTGAGATTTCTCAAAAAGAAGCTACTGTAGTTGTACAAACTGTAGTAGAATCAATCACTAACACTTTAGCTGCTGGTGAAAAAGTACAACTTATCGGATTCGGTACATTCGAAGTTCGTGAAAGAGCTGCTCGTACAGGCCGTAACCCACAAACTGGTGAAGAAATGCAAATCGCAGCTTCTAAAGTACCTGCTTTCAAAGCTGGTAAAGAACTAAAAGAAGCTGTAAAATAATGAAAAATATCCTTCTCATTTATGAGAAGGATATTTTTTTCATAACATAATTAATAAAAATCTGACCATTATGCTGTTTCTTTTGTTCTTTTATGCAAATAAAACCTTTACTTTCAAAAAAAGGTTTTGCGGTAATGCTCGCCTCTGTATATATCTCCCTATGCCCCAATTTCACTGCTTCTTTTTCTAACTTCTGTAGTATGTATGAAGCGACTCTTTTCCCTTGATAATCTTTATGCGTAAATAAGCGATCTACGTAATGATCATCGTTATAATCTCCAAACCCCACAATCACACCGTTATGATCCGCTACATAACTAATATTCTTTTCTAAAGACTTTAACCAGCTTTCTCTATCTAGTCGATCCGGTGCCCACGCCTGTAGCTGTAACTCATTATAATCTTTTGCATTAACCGTATGAACTGTTTCATAGAACAATTGTAATACTTGATCTAAATTTTCTTTCTGGAATGTTCTAATTATAATATCTTTTAACATATATAAGTCTCCTTACCAAACTACCTCTTTACTTTTCTACTATATACGACTCCATATTTCTTCTTTATTATATCGTTTTAATTTCTATACGAACAAAAAAACAATACTTATTCAAAGTATTGTTTTTTAATTCTATTCAATTACTTAATGTAGCTTTTTAAGCTTTTAATTTAACTCTTTGTAATCGTAATGCATTTAATACAACAGATACAGAACTAAATGCCATCGCTGCTCCAGCAACCCAAGGTGCTAAGAAGCCTAATGCCGCAATTGGAATTCCTAACGCGTTATAAGCTAATGCCCAGAATAAATTTTGTTTAATATTTCTTATCGTCATTTTACTCATAAAGATCGCATCAGCAATACTATTTAAGTCACCGCGGATTAACGTTATATCCGCTGCTTCCATCGCTACATCCGTTCCCGTTCCAATTGCCATACCAATGTTCGCTGTAGCAAGAGCAGGAGCATCATTTATCCCATCTCCAACCATCGCTACTTTCTTACCATTTGCTTGCAATTTTTTCACTTCTTCTGCTTTTCCTTCTGGCAATACTTCTGCAATTACGTGATCAATACCAACTTGCTTTGCAATCGCCTGAGCAGTTTGTGTATTATCTCCTGTAATCATCACAACGTCTAGACCCATTTTTTTCAGTCTTGTGATAGCTGCTTTTGAAGTATCTTTCACAGTATCTGCAACGGCAACTATACCAGCATATTCTTTATCGATTGCAATAAGCATTGCTGTTTTTCCTTCTCGTTCTAGCTCTTCCATTGATTTTAAAACTTCTTCAATATCAATATTGAATTTCTTCATTAATCGACGTGTGCCAATTAATAATTGTTTTCCTTCTACGACTGATTCGATACCGAATCCAGGAATCGCTTCAAACGTTTCTGAACTTGGAATATCAATTTTCTTTTCTTTAATTCCTTCTACAATCGCTTCTGCAAGTGGGTGTTCAGAATTTTTTTCTGCCGCACCTACTAAACGTAGTATTTCTTCTTCATGGAATCCATCTGCTACAATTATATCTGTTAACACAGGCTTTCCGTTTGTCACAGTACCTGTTTTATCTAGAATAACTGTATCTAATCGATGCGTTGCTTCTAAATGCTCTCCGCCTTTAAATAAAATACCATACTCAGCTGATCTTCCTGATCCTGCCATAATAGATGTAGGCGTTGCAAGACCTAATGCACATGGACAAGCGATAACAAGTACTGCTATCATTTTCTCAAGTGCTCCGCCAAAATCACCAGGTGTAACAAATATCATCCATACTGCAAATGTGATAATCGCAATCACAACTACAACCGGTACGAAAATACCTGAAATTTGATCCGCTACCCTTTGAATAGGAGCTTTTGAACCTTGTGCCTCTTCTACTACTTTAATAATTTGAGCTAATGCAGTATCTCTGCCTACTTTAGTTGCTTTCACTTTTAAAAAACCATTTTTATTTATTGTCGAACCTATTACTACATCCCCAATTGACTTATCAACAGGAATACTTTCACCCGTTAACATCGATTCATCAATCGCTGATTTTCCTTCTACAATCTCACCATCTACTGGTATTTTTTCACCAGGCTTTACATAGACGATATCACCAGCTACTACTTCTTCAATCAAAATTTTTATTTCTGTTCCATCTCGCACAACTGTAGCTGTCTTCGCTTGTAAACCCATCAATTTTTTAATCGCTTCTGATGAGCGCCCTTTTGCTTTCGCTTCAAATAATTTACCTAAAATAATTAATGTAATAAGTACCGCACTCGTTTCAAAATATAAATCTGTCATATGTTCCGAAGAACCAATAGATTGAATACTTAAATATACACTATAGAAATACGCGGCCGACGTTCCAAGCGCCACGAGAACATCCATATTAGCACTTTTATTACGTAACGCTTTATAAGCCCCAACATAAAACTGTCCACCAATGATAAATTGAACAGGAGTTGCAAGTGCTAGTTGCACCCAAGGGTTCATTAACATATCTGGTAAATAAATAAACGACGTAAATGCGAAATGACTAACCATTGCCCACAATAATGGGAAAGATAAAATAAACGAAATAATAAACTTCTTCTTTTGTCTTTCAATTTCTTGTAGTCGATGATCAGTTGATGCATCTTGATCATCTAGTTTCACTTCTAATTTATATCCTAGCTTCGTAATCGCGCTCTTCATTTCATTTACATTAACTTCATCAGGATTAAAGTCTACTGTGGCTGATTCTAAAGCAAAATTTACTGTCGCCTTGTTCACACCATCTAACTTATTTAAACGCTTTTCAACTCTATTTGCACATGCTGCACATGTCATTCCTAAAACAGTAAATTCAGCTTTATCACTTACAATTCCATATCCTAATGATTCAACTTTTTCTTTAAATTGTTGCGGATTTGTTTTAGTTGGATCGTACATTATTTTTGTTTTTTCAAGCGCAAAATTTACATTTGCCTCATGAACACCTTCTACTTTTTTTAGACCTTTTTCAATTCTATTTGCACATGCCGCACATGTCATTCCTGATATTTGAAGATTGGCCTCTTTTTTTTCATTCATGTCTCTCACCTCTATATACCCTTATGAGGTATAATTATTAGCAAAATAAATCGTACTTCATTTAAAGTACGATTTATTTCCATATCTAAAAATAATTATTGAACATCGTATCCTTGATCTTCGATTACAGCAACGATATCTTTTAATGTTACAGCAGACGAGTCGATAGTAACTTCAACAGTTCCTTCTGCTAATTGAACCTTCACTTGTTCAACACCGTTTAGCTCTTTCACACTGCTTTCGATAGCATTTACACAATGTCCACAAGACATACCTTCAACTTGTAATGTTAACTGTTCCATTTAAAATCCTCCTCTTGTTTATTCATTGTTTGTTAATCACAATTACATCTTACCATACCCCCCTAAGGTAATCAATGGTTTTATATCATGATTTTTCAATTATTTTCTAAAAGTTTATTTTACACACACTTTTTCACTACAATACACCAAAATCCAATATAAGGATAAACAAAAAAACAAGCCAGTTAAATACTAGCTTGTTTTTACGCTTTTGAAAAACGTTCAAATACTGTCATTAATTCTTCAATTGCTTCGTCACCATTTCCATTTTTAATAGCTCCTGAAACACAATGACTCGTATGATTTTTGAGAACGCCCATTCCTACTTTTTTCATCGCTGCATTAATCGCTGAAATTTGCACTAAAATATCTACGCAATAACGATCATTTTCAATCATGTTTTGAATACCGCGGACCTGTCCTTCAATTCTCTTTAATCTATTTATAATCTGTTCTTTTTCTTTTTCTGATCTATGTGTTACTGCTTCATGCTCTTTATGATCCATATTATCACCTTCTTAAAGTTTCTCTTCATCCAATAAAACAATTGTTTTTTATGAGTATACCAATTATAGCATTAAATATCTACGCATGATACCCCATAAGAGTATATTTACACTTTATGATTATTCTTAACAACTCATTAGCTTCTTAATCTCAATTTTCAGTATACCCTTTCCTTTTTGCCGAAAAAATCATTATATCTCTCATCAAAATTCAATAAAGTGAAACAAGAATAAGCGGGGATTACCCGCCCCCGCTTATTCTTCGTCTATAATGTTTAAATTTTAATTTTCAGATATTTAATCCAAGAATTTTTTCTTTCCATATATAATTATTGCTGATCACATACTTTTGTATCATTCACTACTGAAGTTCCTTCAACGGTTACCGTATGAAAACAGTCATTTACTCGAACTGTCACAACATTATCTTGCCGATCAATGATATGATATTCATTAAAATTTTTATTTAGAGCACTGCGAATTTGTTCTCCTTCATAAATTGGGATGCCATGCGATAGAACCCAAATAAGTCCAGCGATAGCAAGAATAGTTTTCATACGATCTACCTCCTTGGGAATATAGTGAACTTTTAATCCATGCTTTTTCAGCTCTAAGAATCATGATTGGAATAAACCAAGCCTTTTTGGAAATAAGTTCATTTCGTCTATTTTATGTTTATGCTAATTGTGACCGATTTGTGACAACTTTTTGTCTCTTTAGACGAAAAGTTGAAACAAAACTTTCAAAAAGAACAATTCTACATATTAAAAAGGTTATGGAATGTTTCATCCATAACCTTTTTAAGCTCAATTCTACAACTCATACACCGTACTTCATGTGATCTTTGTAGACTTGTTTTATTTTCGTTCAGTGGCATCAAAGCAAAACTTCGAAAATACTTCCCACACAAGTTCATTTCTGCTACTTACCCCAGTCTTTTCAAAAATGGATTTTAAATGATCTTGTACCGTGTATATAGATATACAAAGTTCTTGGGCTAATTCCTTTGTCGACATACCTGTAAGAATTTTACGTATTACTTGCTTCTCACGCATTGTAAAACTATAAGTTTCCATAATAAGTGGAAAAATCTCTTCCGGTCTTGCTCTTTCGAATAGAACAATATAACCATCTTGAAAACTACTTGTATGTTCTAACTTACTAACCCGAATGATTAAAAAATGGCCATAGGCTAAAGGTAGACAAACTTTTTCTTCTCTATTCATACACCCTACATTATACTCGTTAGCCTTTACTTTCGAACAAACTGCACGTATTGGTCTTGGTATTTCTTTTATATTTAACTGTTCATACTTTCTAAGATTTGAAAGCCACTCGCTGCCATCTTGATTCCAATATAATACATTAAATTCCTCACTTACTATAATCGTGCCTGTGCCTATCACCTTCTCTTCTGAAAAAGGTATAGGAACTGCCTTCTTTAAAGCCTCTCCAGCAATTGGGACTATCGTTGCTAAGTACTTACAATCATCGATATGAAACGCGGGACTTGTACTTCCTCGAAATAAACTAAGATGGCCATAACATTTTCCCTTACTCATACAAACGCCCCTTAATTCATCTCCAAAATTTGCTGGTTTTAAAATATTTCGGTATCTCGAACTTTTCTTTTGTTCACCATTTGTCGCCATACTTAGAGAAGCAACATGAGGGGAGTGTTCTGTTAAACATTTAAATTTATTAAAATCATCTTCTAAAAATTCATTCATAAACAATTGTGGATGAATCTTTTCAACACTCTCATCGGTAAATGCCCCAGTAGATAAAAAAGAAATCGGGTCTATAGTTGTAAAACAAGCGGCGTCAAAATCAATGACTTTACGTATCAAGTGGAGAAATGACTCTTGAAATGACCTTATAGAACTTATATGATTCGCCACCATTGTAATTTCTTTCATTGTTTTTTCATGCATCCTCTTCCCCCCCCAGATTTACGGGATTGTTCCCCTTCATAATTTCATTTCATAATAAACCTATAAAACACATACTTAGGAGGTTTAAAATGAATTGGAATGATACTACCGTAAATTCATATGAACAAAGAATTCCATGTAAAATCCCAGGCTACTACCACTTATATGAAATGATGAATCATTTCTTGTTTACTACACTCCCTAAAAAGAATACCAATCCCAATTTGCTAGTTATAGGTGCTGGTGGCGGACAAGAAATTCTCTCAATAGGCAAACAAAATAGTAATTTATCTTTTACAGGTGTCGATCCATCTGAAAGCATGCTACAGTTAGCTAAAAAAAGAATTAAAAACGAAGGCATACAAAATCATGTTCATCTTGTACATGGAACTATCCACACATTATTACCAAATCAGTTATTTGACGCTGCCACCTGTATGCTTGTCCTGCACTTCATTCCAACTAATAAGGAGAAAAAAGAACTTATTAATGACATCAGTAGTCGCCTAAAGCCTGGTGCGCCATTCTTTCTCTCTTCAATAAATGGTGTGCCCCATACGAGTATATTTTCTACACAATTACATGCTTGGCGCAACCATATGATGCAAAATCAAATTCCATTAGAAGATTGGGACCGATTTGAAAATTCTTTTGAAACAGAAATATTCCCTATTTCCGAAGCTAATTTATTAACTATCATGAAGGAATGTGGCTTTACTCAAATGACTCGCTTTTTCACTAGTTTTTTAATTGATGGATACGTTGCCTTTAAACAATAAGGAAAAAAGGTAAGCAATTGCTTACCTTTTTTCCTATACGTAACTAATAAACCTCAACCCTTTACTTAAAGACGTCGGCACAACAGATGCATGATTCTCCCCTTCAGCTTCATAAAACTTAAATTTAAGTTTATCGTGGTTTACTTGGAGAAGGCGCTCTGATAATTCATTTGCACCTACAACCATATGCTCTCGTTCTAGTGACCCAACTGTAAGGAACACTCCTGTTTCAAACTTAGCATTGTTTAATTCATGTATAAGGCTCTCTTCTTTTTCAAGAACGGATTTATTATTCCACCATATAGATGGACTACTAATAAAATAATTTTGAAAAGCATTTAAGTTTGTAAATAGTATATGCAAAGCAAATAGTCCACCTAAAGAATGTCCAAATAACGTTTGCTTACTTTTATCAATCTCAAAATTCTTTTCAATTTGTGGTTTCAGTTCTTCTTCAATAAAAGTAAAGAAATTATGTGCTCCTCCTGTTTTAGGCCACGGTTTACCGTCTGGTTTTAAAGGGGCATCTTTTGAAATTACGCTAGGCGTAAAATCATAGCATCTTTCTTCCCCTGAAAATGCGCCTTCAATTGGATACCCCACTCCTACTATAATAGCTGGTGAAACACCGGTTTTTTCCGCTCTTACTGATTGTATTTTAACTGCTTCATGAAATGTTTGAAAAAAGGCATTGCCATCTAATACGTAAATAACAGGATATCCTGAATCCGGTGCTGGTTGCCTCGGCTTTGAAATATGAATTTGATATTCCTTACCTTCTAATTTTGAATACATTTTCCACTGCTCTGTATTAGATGTTATAATCTGCTGTTTTTCAATTGTAGTATTCACCCTATCCCCCCCTTTTAACTTGTTACATATATTTCGATTTTTTCTTCTTGAGATACAACGCTATCATAACCGAAACAAACAGGAGCCCCATTATACGGATCAATCATGACACGCGCATCAATATGAAATACTTCTTTTAACACTTCATTTGTAATGATTTCTTCTGGGCTACCAGTTGTAACAATTTCGCCTTCCTTCATTGCAATAATTTCATCTGAAAACCTTGATGCATGGTTAATATCATGTAATACCATAACAACCGTACAATTATGTTCTTTATTTAACTTCTCCACAATTTGTAATACATCTAATTGATGAGACATATCAAGGTATGTAGTTGGCTCATCTAATAGCAACACTTCTGTCTCTTGTGCTAATGCCATCGCTAGCCATACCTTTTGTCTTTGACCGCCTGATAAATTTGCAATTTGTCTCGTTCGAAATTCAGAAGTTTTCGTTATATCTAATGCCCAATCAATCATTTCTTTATCTTTTGTCGTTAACTTATTTACGTTATTGCGATGTGGATAGCGTCCATAAGAAATTAATTCTTCCACTTTAAGTTCACCTGGTGCAATTGGAGTTTGCGGGAGTAAAGCTAACTGCTTCGCAATTTCTTTCGTTGGAATTGTATGTAAATCTTGCCCTTGCAAATATACTTTTCCGCTTTTTTGTTTTAAAATTCTTCCCATCGTTTTTAACAATGTCGATTTACCGCAACCGTTTGGGCCTATAATTGTCGTTACTTTTCCTTCTTGTATTTCCACATTTAAATCGCGAAACACTGTAAGCTTTTCATAACTTGTTTCTAAATTTTTTGCACTTAAAATACTCACTTTTATTCCTCCTCTTACGCTTTCGCCTTATAAAGTAAATATAAGAAATACGGTACACCGACAATAGAAATAACGATTCCAACTGGTAGCTCTACAGGTGTGAAAACTGTTTTCGCAATAAAGTCTGAAGCAATTACAAGAAACATTCCGATTACGCCGCACGTAGGAATTATATACTTATGTTGAATACCGACAAGCCTTTTCGCTATATGCGGTGCCATTAAGCCAATAAAACCGATACTCCCTGAAACAGCAACACATGCGCTCACAAGCCCGATACTACTTAATAGTAAAATCGATTTCTCTCTTTCTACTGAAACACCTAAACTTGTAATACTCGTTTCTTCCAATTGAAATAAATCTAATAAATAAGCTTTCTTTTGTATAAGCGGAATTAAGATAATAAGCCATGGTAACATAGCCACAATATACTTCCAGTTCGCACTATATATGCTTCCAGACACCCACACTGCAGCCATTTCAAAATCAGTTGACTTCATTTTGAGTGATAAATACATAGAAAAGGCTCCAAATCCTGATCCAATTGCAATCCCTGTTAATAAAAGTCGCTGTGAATCTAATTTACCGTTTTTCCAAGAAAACAGATAAATGATGATAGCTGCACCTAATCCGCCTACTAAACCAAACATTGGCATCATCATAATAGAAACCCAGTCTGTGCTTTTTAATTGTCCTTGAAAGAAAAACATAAAAATGACGATCGCTGTTCCTGCTCCGGCATTTACGCCTAAAATACCTGGGTCCGCCAACCCATTTCTCGTAATCCCTTGAATAACGGCACCCGCAACACCAAGGCCTAATCCTACTAATCCAGCAATTATGATACGCGGAAGGCGAAACTCAAAAATAACTAAATCATGTTCTGGTACTGGATCAATTCTAAACAGTGTTTTAAATACATCTGTAATCGTAATGTCGAACGTACCATTTGTTAAACTAATATAAATAGCACATAGTATTAAAAATATAATAATCCCCATCGTCATTCCGAAACGTTGACTTGAACTTTTAAGCATGTCTCTCTCCTCCTCTAGTACGGATTAAATAAAGGAAGAAAGGAATTCCAATTAAAGAGGTAACGACTCCAATAGGTGTTTCAAATGGATAGTTTACAAATCTACTTAAAACGTCACATAACGCTAAGAAAACGCCACCAATAACTCCTGCACATGGCAAAATCCACTTATAATCTACCCCAATTATAAAGCGGGTAATGTGCGGAATAATTAAACCTACAAAACCAACTTTCCCCACTAAAGCAACTGCTGTTCCTGTTAAAAAGATAACTGATAAAATTGCCATCGCTTTAACTAGTTTTGTACGTTGCCCTAAATTAATAGAAACCTCTTCGCCTAATGAAAGAATGGTAATAGATTTTGATATTAACAGTGCTAAAATTATTCCAATTATCCCAAACGGTATCGTGATTTTAATGATATTAGGATCTACTTGATCTAACTTTGCATTAAACCAAAAACTAACATTTTGAGAAATTTGGAAATACGAAGCCATTGCAGCCGATACACTACTTAAAAATGTTCCAATAACTGTTCCTATAATCGCTAACCTAACTGGTGATAAGCCATTTTGAAGGAGCGAACCAAAACCAAACACGATACCGGCTCCTAGTGCAGAACCAATCATTGAACATAAAACCATACCAATTGATGACATTCCCGGAAGAAAAATCATGCTAAGTGTAATAACAAAGGCAGCACCATCCGTCACACCCATAATAGAAGGGGATGCAAGATAGTTTCTTGTCATCCCCTGCATAAGTGCTCCTGATATGGCTAGAAATGCTCCGACTAAAAGAGCTGCAACTACCCTTGGTAAACGTGAAGTAATAATAATATTATGATTTACATCGCTTGAATCAAAATGAAATAATGCGTTCCACACTGTTTCAGCGTCAATACTTTTTGCCCCATACAAAATCGAAAGTATAACTGTAAATAAGATGAGTATGGGTGCTATACATAATATAGTTACTGGTACTGCATTTGTTTTCTGCATATCATTCAACGCACCTTACTTATTGTATTATTTAGATAAATTTTTCACTGCTTCTTTTAAGAATGCTGTTTTACTCCAAGCTGTACCACCTTGTGCCATTGGGTCTACAACATTTACAAATACTTTCTTTTCTTTCGCAGCGTTCATACTTTGCCAAATTGGATTATTTTCAATGTCTTCTAGCACTTTCGGTTTATTATTTTCACTTGCCTCGTATTGTAAGAAGATATAATCAGGATTAACTTCAGCTAATTTTTCTAAAGAAATTTTTTCTTGTGCTTTTACCGTTTTAAGTTGTTCTGGAGCAGTTAGTCCAAGATCTTTATAAATTACGGGGTTAAAGTATACTCCTTCTGGGTATAGGAATAAGTCATTTGCTCTTAGTCTAATGACAAGTACTTTTTTATCTTTTAACTTATCTCCTAGTTTTGCTTTTGCTTTTTCAGCATCCGAATTGTAGTCTTTAATAATTTTTTCTGCTTTATCTTTTTTACCAGTTAATTCTCCCATTAACTTTAAGTTATCTTCCCAATTTGTTGAAACGTGTGATACCGGGAATGTAGGAGCTACTTTCGTAAACTTTTCAGCTGTTTCTGCTGGGAATTTCGTACTTGATGTAATAACGTCTGGTTTTAATTGAAGTAATGTTTCGAAATTTGGTTCCATTTTCTCACCAACAGATTTCGCACCTTCTAAATCTTTCTCAAGATACTTCGGTAATTTACCACCCACAGTAATGGCACCAACTGGTTTAATTCCAAGTACTGCCGCATCTTCCATTGACTCTAAACTAGCTGTCGCAATTTTATCTACTTTTGCTGGCACTGTATATTCTTTACCTAAATATGTAATTTTTCGCTTTTCATCTTTTTTCGTTTCCGTAGCTTTCGTCTGTTGTTTTTGCTCGCCTGAAGTTTTATCCGTACTATTACATGCCGCTAAACCTACACTTAAAACTGTAACCATCCCTAAAGTAAATAATTTCTTGTTCATCTTTATATGTCTCCTCTCGAATTTTCAAACTATATTCTCAATAAAATTTAACTATATGAATCTTGTCCCATATATATATTTCATTAGATTAATAATTTTATCCAGAACTCATTCTCGTTCACTTCCCCTAGACTATAATTCTTTTACACCTTCATCATTTGATAATCATTTTCACTGATAATGATTATCGTTACTAAGTATATATTTAATATAGAATTATTTCAAGAATGATTTGAAAAATTTTAACAAACTGAATAAAAAAAGAAGTATCCACCTAATATTAGGGAGATACTTCTTTTTTAGAAATTTATATGTAATTCAACTGGACAATGGTCTGACCCCATTACTTCACTATTAATTTTCACTTCTGTTATTTGGTCTTTCATTCTTTCCGAAACACAAAAATAATCTAAACGCCATCCAATATTTTTTGCTCTCGCTCCCATCCGATACGACCACCACGAATATGCACCTTCCTGATTAGGATAAAGATAACGATACGTATCAACAAACCCTTCTTCTAAAATACATGTAAATTTCTCTCGTTCCTCATCAGAGAATCCAGGGTTTTTACGATTACTTTTTGGATTTTTTAAATCGATTTCTTTATGAGCAACATTTAAGTCTCCACAAAAAATAACTGGTTTTTTCTCATCTAATCGTTTGATATATGACCTGAAATCATCTTCCCATTTCATTCTGTAATCTAATCTTTCTAATCCACGTTTTGAATTTGGTGTATACAACGTTATCATGTAAAAATCTTCGAATTCTAAAGTAATAAGTCGCCCTTCTTGGTCATGCTCTTCAATGCCTAAACCATATGTAACTGAAAGCGGTTCTTTTTTCGAAAAAATAGCTGTTCCTGAATATCCTTTTTTCACAGCATAATTCCAGTATGTATAATATCCCTCTAGATTTAAATCAATTTGCCCTTCTTGTAATTTAATCTCTTGTAGACAAAATATATCAGCACTTGATTCCTCAAGATATTCCAAAAATCCACCTTTTGCGATAACTGCTCGCAAACCATTTACATTCCATGAAATTAACTTCACTTTTAGCCCTCCTCTTGATGTTTATTTCCAAATTTCATGCTATCACAAAATAGAAAAACAATCATATTTCCACCTTTGTAATCTTGCTCTTACATTTATGAATACATACATACGCACTTTATTCAGGTTATACTAACTTCAGAGGTGATGTTCTTTGCACAATGAAGGAGTTACATTAACAAATGAGTATTGGCAAGCAATTATTCATAATGATTCTTCCTATGATAGCAAATTCTTTTATGCTGTGAAATCAACTGGAATCTTTTGCAGACCATCATGCAAATCAAGAATACCGAATAGAAACAATGTACGAATTTTTCATCATGCGGAACAAGCATTAAGTGAAAACTTTCGCCCGTGCAAACGTTGTAAGCCAAACGGGATCACTTTGCCTAATGAAGAGTGGGTAGAACAAATTAAAGACTATATCGAAAAGCATTATGACGAATCCTTAACTCTCGACATGCTTGCGGAAATGTGTCACGGTAGCCCTTTTCATTTGCAGCGTA includes:
- a CDS encoding ABC transporter ATP-binding protein produces the protein MSILSAKNLETSYEKLTVFRDLNVEIQEGKVTTIIGPNGCGKSTLLKTMGRILKQKSGKVYLQGQDLHTIPTKEIAKQLALLPQTPIAPGELKVEELISYGRYPHRNNVNKLTTKDKEMIDWALDITKTSEFRTRQIANLSGGQRQKVWLAMALAQETEVLLLDEPTTYLDMSHQLDVLQIVEKLNKEHNCTVVMVLHDINHASRFSDEIIAMKEGEIVTTGSPEEIITNEVLKEVFHIDARVMIDPYNGAPVCFGYDSVVSQEEKIEIYVTS
- a CDS encoding FecCD family ABC transporter permease translates to MLKSSSQRFGMTMGIIIFLILCAIYISLTNGTFDITITDVFKTLFRIDPVPEHDLVIFEFRLPRIIIAGLVGLGLGVAGAVIQGITRNGLADPGILGVNAGAGTAIVIFMFFFQGQLKSTDWVSIMMMPMFGLVGGLGAAIIIYLFSWKNGKLDSQRLLLTGIAIGSGFGAFSMYLSLKMKSTDFEMAAVWVSGSIYSANWKYIVAMLPWLIILIPLIQKKAYLLDLFQLEETSITSLGVSVEREKSILLLSSIGLVSACVAVSGSIGFIGLMAPHIAKRLVGIQHKYIIPTCGVIGMFLVIASDFIAKTVFTPVELPVGIVISIVGVPYFLYLLYKAKA
- a CDS encoding FecCD family ABC transporter permease; this translates as MQKTNAVPVTILCIAPILILFTVILSILYGAKSIDAETVWNALFHFDSSDVNHNIIITSRLPRVVAALLVGAFLAISGALMQGMTRNYLASPSIMGVTDGAAFVITLSMIFLPGMSSIGMVLCSMIGSALGAGIVFGFGSLLQNGLSPVRLAIIGTVIGTFLSSVSAAMASYFQISQNVSFWFNAKLDQVDPNIIKITIPFGIIGIILALLISKSITILSLGEEVSINLGQRTKLVKAMAILSVIFLTGTAVALVGKVGFVGLIIPHITRFIIGVDYKWILPCAGVIGGVFLALCDVLSRFVNYPFETPIGVVTSLIGIPFFLYLIRTRGGERHA
- a CDS encoding iron-hydroxamate ABC transporter substrate-binding protein — translated: MNKKLFTLGMVTVLSVGLAACNSTDKTSGEQKQQTKATETKKDEKRKITYLGKEYTVPAKVDKIATASLESMEDAAVLGIKPVGAITVGGKLPKYLEKDLEGAKSVGEKMEPNFETLLQLKPDVITSSTKFPAETAEKFTKVAPTFPVSHVSTNWEDNLKLMGELTGKKDKAEKIIKDYNSDAEKAKAKLGDKLKDKKVLVIRLRANDLFLYPEGVYFNPVIYKDLGLTAPEQLKTVKAQEKISLEKLAEVNPDYIFLQYEASENNKPKVLEDIENNPIWQSMNAAKEKKVFVNVVDPMAQGGTAWSKTAFLKEAVKNLSK
- a CDS encoding exodeoxyribonuclease III, giving the protein MKLISWNVNGLRAVIAKGGFLEYLEESSADIFCLQEIKLQEGQIDLNLEGYYTYWNYAVKKGYSGTAIFSKKEPLSVTYGLGIEEHDQEGRLITLEFEDFYMITLYTPNSKRGLERLDYRMKWEDDFRSYIKRLDEKKPVIFCGDLNVAHKEIDLKNPKSNRKNPGFSDEEREKFTCILEEGFVDTYRYLYPNQEGAYSWWSYRMGARAKNIGWRLDYFCVSERMKDQITEVKINSEVMGSDHCPVELHINF
- a CDS encoding bifunctional transcriptional activator/DNA repair enzyme AdaA, translating into MHNEGVTLTNEYWQAIIHNDSSYDSKFFYAVKSTGIFCRPSCKSRIPNRNNVRIFHHAEQALSENFRPCKRCKPNGITLPNEEWVEQIKDYIEKHYDESLTLDMLAEMCHGSPFHLQRTFKKIIGLTPIEYIQQFRVLKATEYLLHTNQSIKEISTAVGIENPEYFATLFKKKAGFTPTEYRKKNEMKEGYDNEFLQK